A genome region from Leptodactylus fuscus isolate aLepFus1 chromosome 6, aLepFus1.hap2, whole genome shotgun sequence includes the following:
- the LOC142209881 gene encoding chemerin-like receptor 1, with product MNSTTYAETAELRHAVQVVATVIFSLIFVLGMMGNGTVIWITGCRLKRNINTVWFFNLALADFVSTFLVLVTVLYLLLDLHWPFGPIFCKLVNCFFGLSIYASILLLSAISIDRCVLVLFPVWCQNYRNPRLVTIVCLVIWILSIALVPGSYTLSEMSTESNRSSCKNLDVFEDWERREADIFTVCIFLYQFLVPLIIILISYAILLLTLRKKKLNRSSKPLLVVTGVVFSFFLCWLPYHALALSRVCLGGLPLLVSLVAVPLSKCLAMFNSCINPILYVFIGREFKDAVKRSLTQVFKTIFDEVPN from the coding sequence ATGAACTCCACCACATATGCAGAAACTGCAGAACTACGCCATGCTGTCCAAGTTGTGGCCACTGTGATTTTTAGCTTAATTTTTGTCCTAGGCATGATGGGTAACGGCACAGTCATCTGGATAACAGGTTGCCGCCTTAAAAGAAATATCAACACCGTATGGTTTTTCAACCTGGCGTTGGCGGATTTCGTCTCCACCTTCTTGGTTCTCGTCACAGTTCTTTATCTGTTACTTGACCTCCATTGGCCATTTGGACCCATCTTTTGCAAACTTGTGAACTGCTTCTTTGGCCTTAGCATCTACGCCAGCATCCTCTTACTAAGTGCCATCAGCATTGATCGCTGCGTTCTCGTCCTCTTCCCAGTATGGTGCCAAAATTATCGAAACCCCAGGTTGGTTACCATTGTTTGTCTGGTCATATGGATCCTTTCTATTGCCCTGGTACCGGGTTCTTACACTCTTTCGGAAATGTCTACGGAAAGCAACCGAAGTTCTTGCAAGAACCTAGACGTTTTTGAAGACTgggagaggagagaggctgaTATCTTCACCGTCTGTATCTTCCTCTACCAGTTCTTAGTCCCTTTGATCATTATACTTATCTCTTACGCCATTCTCCTCCTTACGCTTCGTAAGAAGAAACTCAACCGGAGCAGTAAGCCGTTGCTGGTGGTCACTGGGGTGGTCTTCTCCTTCTTTTTATGTTGGCTCCCTTATCACGCCCTAGCCCTCTCCCGAGTATGCCTTGGCGGGTTGCCACTTTTGGTTAGTCTAGTGGCGGTACCGCTCTCCAAATGTTTAGCCATGTTCAACAGTTGTATCAACCCGATACTTTATGTTTTCATTGGCCGAGAATTTAAGGATGCCGTCAAGAGGTCGCTGACTCAGGTGTTTAAGACTATTTTTGATGAAGTCCCAAACTAA